The window AATAGCCACCAAGTCAAGATTCAACTATAATTCTTTGGGTTATGCTGTATGCTTAAAATTAAACTGGATATGTCTGTCTATTTCTTTTTAGAACCATCTCACAGCATCTGTCAGTCTCACtcattcttcttttattctttccCTCCCTGTCTATATTCCCAGGTGTTTCTGCCATGTCCTCCCTCCTGTCCCTGGCCTGGGTGCTAGCGTCTTACCACAAACTCCTGCGTGATTCACGTGACGACAAGAAGAGTATGAGTTATCGAGGTGCCCTAGTGCATCTGTTCTGGCGCCTTTTTACCATCTCCTCACGGGTGCTCTCCCTTGCTCTATTTGCCTCGGTTTTCCACATCTACTTTGGCATTTTTGTGGTGCTCCATTGGTGTGCCATGGCTTTCTGGGTCATCCATGGCGGCACCGACTTCTGCATGTCAAAGTGGGAGGAGGTACTGTTCAACATGGTGGTGGGCGTGGTCTATGTCTTCTGTTGGTTCAATGTTCGTGCAGGCCGGGCGCGGTACAGAATGGTGGCCTATTACACAGTAGTACTGTTCGAGAATGCCATCCTCAGCCTCCTTTGGTATGCGTATCGTGACCCAGTCACCACTGACGCCTATGCCTCTTTTGCCCTCTGTGGCGTCTTCCTGTGCTTTGCCTCAGGTGTGGCCTGTATGGTTCTCTATTACGGGGTTCTACACCCCATGGGCCCCCGGCTGAGGGTGCTGGCCAGCTCCTGCTGTGCTGAGCTTCTGTGGGGCCTTCCATTACCCCCCGAGGCCGAGCCCATGGCTCCTACACCGGGCCCCCGTGGCTCTCAGGCCACCCCCACACGGGGTCTGGCAGGGGAACACGAAGAGTCAGATGAAACAGCCACAGACACCTGCCTTCCGGTTTTCCAGGTGAGGTCCACAGAGCCTGTGGATGCAGCTGGCAGGCCAATCCGGCCTGAGGGTCCTTTCATCAAAATAGACATGCCCAGAAAACGCTACCCAGCCTGGGATGCACACTTTGTGGATCGGCGCCTGCGTAGGACCATAAATGTGCTGCAGTACATTAGCCCAAACGCGGTGGGCATCAGGTATAGGGATGGTCCGCTTCTTTATGAACTCCTGCAGTACGAATCCTCCCTCTGAAGGCATCTCCTCCCTCAACTCTGTCACCTCCTCTCACACAATATGATGCACATgcctttcctttctttcatactgctcttcctcctctccaaaTATTATCTCagctctctccttctctcctctctgatCATTCAATTTCCCTGCAGGAGCTGTGTTAGTCAAAGGAAAATCTGTCACAACAGTCTAAACACGCAGtcatgatttatttttggaaaaaagcataccttacagagagagagaattttgAACCTACAGTATCTGatgtgatatacagtatacagaaGTACCATATAAATCCCTCTACATTGATAGAGGAAGGTTCTGTATGAGTGTGTAGATAACATATGAATGTTTCATtatgaaatgtgtttaatgCATTATATTGTATTGGTGATTAAACCTGTGAATACTTGTGAAGGGCATATTGTATGTCCCTGTGACATGGGACCGGCGCAAAGCCTGATGGGAATGATGGAGGAGAGTCCCAGAGGGGGCAGGTCTTTGCACATCCCAACATTTACTGCCATTGTATATGTCAATTATTGAAATGTATGATAATGTTTACCAAGTCCTTAGCCCATGAATTAAAAAGCACTAAAATGTCCATCACAATACTGTACATTGCAGAAAGGACACAATCAAAGATGTGTCTTAGAGAAGCATTTCAAAAATGGATTTTCCCTCTGTGAGCTTACGTGGCTCAAGTGTATCCTGGCTGTACTATTTCTGTTCAAAATCCTTAATTGTAATCGCATCATGTatgga of the Etheostoma spectabile isolate EspeVRDwgs_2016 chromosome 18, UIUC_Espe_1.0, whole genome shotgun sequence genome contains:
- the xkr6b gene encoding XK-related protein 6b — its product is MAAKSDGRGVVTGFAQLHNLDEVVGTGEDDNQNSSSFHICHCCNTSSCYWGCRSACLHYLRGKGKGKDAARPPHVERLWLDCLWIILAMLVFFWDVGTDLWLAIDYYHKQDFLWSGLTLFFVLVPSVLVQILSFRWFVQDYTGGGLGSVEGLSSRRTASLQRDRCCRLSVWVWQTVIHIFQLGQVWRYIRTMYLGIQSHRQKENQRRFYWAMMYEYADVNMLRLLETFLESAPQLVLQLCIMIQSNKAEWLQCVSAMSSLLSLAWVLASYHKLLRDSRDDKKSMSYRGALVHLFWRLFTISSRVLSLALFASVFHIYFGIFVVLHWCAMAFWVIHGGTDFCMSKWEEVLFNMVVGVVYVFCWFNVRAGRARYRMVAYYTVVLFENAILSLLWYAYRDPVTTDAYASFALCGVFLCFASGVACMVLYYGVLHPMGPRLRVLASSCCAELLWGLPLPPEAEPMAPTPGPRGSQATPTRGLAGEHEESDETATDTCLPVFQVRSTEPVDAAGRPIRPEGPFIKIDMPRKRYPAWDAHFVDRRLRRTINVLQYISPNAVGIRYRDGPLLYELLQYESSL